The sequence ATGGCCACCCGGCTGGCGATCAGGCGCTACGCCAGATCGGCCAATTGCTGCAGCAGCAGCTGCAGCGTGGTACCGATCTTGCTGCACGTCTGGGGGGTGAGGAATTTGCCATCCTGCTGCATGATTGCAGCGCCCAGCATGCACAACAGGTTGCGCGACGTATCATTCATGAAGCCGAGCATCGCCTGGCCATTCCGCATGCCCACTCCAATACGGCGAGCCATGTCACCCTCAGCTTGGGCTATGGTCTGGCCGAACCTGGCGAAACCCTGGCGGAACTGTACCAGCGCACGGACTTTGCCTTATACCGTGCCAAATCCAGCGGTCGCAATCGCGCCGAAGCGGCCACACCCGGCTCGCAGATCCCCTTCCCTTTCAGTGAGTGAATACCTGCCTGGCCCGTTGTGCCACAATGCGCACTTTTGCGGAGGCACACCATGGATCAAGCTGCGCGCGTCACCATTCCACTGGATAAATCCTGGCGACTGCTCAATCACGGCCCCACCGTGCTGGTCAGCTCCGCCAGCGGCGACCGCCGCAACGTGATGTCCGCCGCATGGTCGATGCCGCTGGATTTCTCGCCACCCAAGATTGCCATCGTCATCGACAAGGCCACGCTGACACGAGAGCTGGTCGAAGCATCCGGAGAGTTTGCGCTTTGCATCCCGCCTCGCACCCTGGCCGCCTCGGTGGTCTGGGCAGGGCAGCACAGTGGCCGGGACGTGCAAGGTGACAAGTTTGCACACGCCGGTCTACGCACCTTCCCGGCCAGCCGGATTGGCGCCCCCTTGATTGAAGATTGCCTGGGCTGGCTGGAATGCAAGGTCATCAGCGAGCCTGACGTGCAAGGCAAGTACGATCTGTTTCTGGCCGAGGTCGTCTCCGCCCAGGCCGATGCGCGCATCTTCCAGGATGGCCACTGGCAGCAAGATGCCATGAGCCCTCGCAGCATTCATTACATCGCTGGCGGGCTATTCTTCGAGACCGGCGAGATGTTTGACACGACTCCGCGCTAAGTCCTGCACCCCCTCCTCCTGTATTTTTTTCTGTTAGCCCGCCACAATGTAGTAACCTGATTGTAATGTGAACGCACCCTCACGCGACCTGACGGTGCAGTCGCCTGAGGGTACCCGTTTCGCGCAGTCATACCCGTGGCGCATGGCCAGTGGCCTGCAGCGGGTGCGGCAAGGGCTAAAGTTCGTTCCCGAAAATTCATTTGACGTACTTGTTTGTGTCACACCGCGGCCACGGCCGCCGTTTTGAGCGTCTGGATTTGACCATTTTGCGTCGTGTGCAGACAGAATTCGCCCTCTGGTTTTTTGGCATCATCGCCAGCGCTTATGCAGCACCATAAGCTGACGTGATAATGTGTGATTTCGCACCTGAAATTTTGTTAAAACAACATCGCTGTCACAAATCTGTCGCAAAACTTGGCAACAATGGACGCTTTCGCGTCATGCCCATCATGCTGCGCTTGTCTGCTTTTTCATGACACGCGGATGGCATGCCAGGTTGATCGAAAAGAAACAGGTACTCACCCAATGCAGCCTCAGGGTTGCGGGTTGATGGCACTGCCGGCGCATTCCGGTGGAGCGAACTCAGAATCACAGGTTGCAGTTGCAGTCGGGTCTGTTTTTCGTGAAAAACTAAAGAGAGGATCAGGAACATGAGCAAGATGGGCATCAAGGTCACGCTGCTGGCAGCAGCCATCGGGGCAATCGGCGCCGCACAGGCTGAGGCACCTGCCAAGCTGGTGGCCGCGGCCAAGGCAGAAGGTGAACTCACCGTGATCGCACTGCCGCACGACTGGTGTGGCTATGGCGAAGTGATCAGCAGCTTCAAGGCCAAGTATGGTCTGAAGGTGAATGAACTGAACCCGGACGCAGGCTCCGGCGATGAAATCGAAGCCATCAAGGCGAACAAGGACAACAAGGGTCCGCAAGCACCGGACGTGATCGACGTGGGTCTGTCCTTCGGCCCGCAAGCCAAGGCTGCCGGCCTGATTCAACCGTACAAGGTCAGCACCTGGAACAGCATCCCGGCTTCCGCCAAGGATGCCGACGGCTTCTGGTATGGCGACTACTACGGCGTGCTGGCTTTCCAGGTGAACACCGACATCATCAAGAACGTGCCGAAAGACTGGTCCGACCTGCTGAAGCCGGAATACAAGAATGCCGTGGCACTGGCGGGAGATCCGCGTACCGCCAACCAGGCCATCCAGGGCGTGTTCGCTGCAGGCCTGTCGCAAGCCAAGGGTGACGTGAGCAAGGCTGGCGATGCCGGTCTGAAGTTCTTTGCCCAACTGAACAAGAACGGCAACTTCGTACCGGTGATCGGCAAGGCCGCCTCGCTGGCCCAAGGCACCACTCCGATCATCATCCGCTGGGACTACAACGCTCTGGCTGACCGCGACACCCTGAAGGGTAACCCGAAGGTCGCCGTGGTGATCCCGAAGACCGGCGTGGTAGCAGGTGTGTACGTACAGGCCATCAGCGCCTATGCACCGCACCCGAACGCCGCCAAGCTGTGGATGGAGCATCTGTATTCGGATGAAGGCCAGGTTGCATGGCTGAAGGGCTACTGCCACCCGATCCGCTTCAACGATCTGGCTGCCCGCAAGAAGATCCCTGCTGACCTGCTGGCCAAGCTGCCGCCGGCTGCTGCTTACAAGGGTGCGCTGTTCCCGACGCTGGAACAGCAGGAAGCCTACAAGGCCGCCATCACCAAGCAGTGGGATCAAGTGGTCGGCGCTGCCGTCAAGTAACATCCTGCCTTGCAGTGCCTCCCTGCCACCCGCCCGGGTGGCAGGGGGTGCTGTCTGTGTATCACCGCCTCACACAAGGCTGACATCATGGCCGATACCTCTCGGGTTGCTGGTCCCGCTGCGTCTGTTGCAGACCGCAGCTGGCTGAACTGGCTGGGCGTTGCGCCCTTCCTGCTGTTTGCCCTGCTGTTCCTGATCCTGCCCACCAGTTTGCTGCTGGTCGGTGCCTTTCAGGATGCCCAGGGTCACTTTACGCTGCAAAACATGCGCAACCTGTTTCAGGAAAACATCCTGAATGCTTATTGGTTGAGCATCCAGATCAGTGCGGCATCTGCCTTCTTTGGCGGCATCATCGGTGTGCTGATGGCCTGGGCGGCCATTCAGGGCCGTTTGCCAGGCTGGATTCGCCCCACGTTGATGACCTTCAGTGGCGTGGCGTCCAACTTTGCCGGGGTACCGCTGGCGTTTGCTTTCCTCGCCACCCTGGGCCGCATGGGCTTGGTGACGGTACTGGCGCGCGACTATCTGGATTTTGACCTGTATGGCACCGGTTTCAGCATTCTCAGCTTCACCGGGCTGACGCTGACCTACCTGTACTTCCAGATTCCGCTGATGGTGCTGATCATCAGCCCGGCCATCGAAGGCCTGCGCAAGGAATGGCGCGAAGCCTGTGACAGCCTGGGGGGCTCCAGTTTCCATTACTGGCGCTACATCGGCCTGCCGGTGCTGTGGCCCAGCATCATGGGCTCTACCCTGCTGCTGTTCGCCAATGCCTTTGGTGCCATTGCCACCGCCTATGCGCTGACCGGCAGTTCGCTCAACATCATCACCATCCAGCTGTATGCACAGATTCGTGGCGACGTGCTGCATGACCCCAACCTGGGCTACGCGCTAGCCATGGGCATGGTGATCATCACCGGCCTGTCGAACGCCGGCTACATCTGGCTGCGCTCGCGCTCTGAAAGGGGTCGCAAATGAAACAGAACCGTATCGGCGCCTGGATCGCCATCATCATCGGCACCCTGTATTTCTTTGTGCCCCTGCTGGCGACCTTCATCTTCAGCCTGAAGATGCGACGCGATGAGTACAGCTTTGATGCCTATGTGGCGGTATTTACCGATCCACAGTTCCAGGCCACCTTTGGCTACTCTACCCTGCTGGCCTTGCTGACCATCGTGGTAGGCGTGCTGCTGGTAGTGCCCACCGCCTACTGGGTGACCTTGCGTCTGCCCAAGGCGCGTCCGGTGGTGGAGTTCATCACCCTGCTGCCGCTGGTGATCCCGGCCATCGTGATCGTGTTTGGCTATCTGCGCATGTACAACAGCAGCTCCATCCTGCCGATGACCAGCAGCGAGCGCGCCACCGACATCCTGTTGCTGTGCAGTTACGTCACCCTGTCGCTGCCCTATATGTACCGCTCGATCGACACCGGGCTACGGGCCATTGACGTACGCTCGCTGACGGAAGCGGCAGAGAGTCTGGGTGCAGGCTGGACCACCATCCTGTTCCGGGTGATTTTCCCCAACATCAAGTCGGCCATCCTGTCCGGTGCCTTCCTGACCTTTGCCGTCGTCATCGGGGAGTTCACCATGGCCAGCCTGCTGAGCCGCCCGGCCTTTGGCCCTTACCTGCAGCTGATCGGCGCCAACCGCGCCTATGAGCCGTCGGCGCTGGCCATCATCGCCTTCATGATTACCTGGGCCTCGATGGGGCTGATCCAGGTGTTTTCACGCAACGCTGGCGCCCTGCGCAGCAAGGCAGAACAAGGCCACTGAGCCAATACACACTGAGAGTGGAATACTGACATGGCCTTTCTCGAAATCAATCACCTGAAAAAAGCGTTCGGCACCCACACCGTGGTGCACGATTTCAACATGAATATTGAGCAAGGTGAGTTTGTCACCTTCCTCGGACCGTCCGGCTGCGGCAAGACCACCATCCTGCGCATGGTAGCGGGCTTTGAGACCCCCAGCAGCGGCCAGATCTGCATGAATGATCTGGACGTGACCCGCTTGCGCCCCAATCAGCGCGACATCGGCATGGTGTTCCAGGCCTACGCCCTGTTCCCCAACATGACGGTGCGTGAAAACATCGGCTTCAGCCTGAAGATCGCCAAGAAATCGGCAGCGGACATCCGCCAGCGGGTGGACGAAATGCTGCAGCTGATCAAGCTGCCGCAGCTGGCCGATCGCTACCCCTGGCAGCTCTCCGGTGGCCAGCAGCAGCGGGTGGCGCTGGCACGCGCGCTGGCGGGTGAACCCAAGCTGCTGCTGCTGGATGAGCCGCTGTCCGCGCTGGATGCCAAGATTCGCGTGTCCCTGCGCGACGAAATTCGCTCGCTGCAGCGCAAGCTGGGCATCACCTCCATTTTCGTGACGCACGATCAGGAAGAAGCCCTCTCCATCTCCGACCGTATCGTGGTGATGAACGAAGGCCGCGCCGAACAGATCGGCACCCCGTTCGACATCTACAACTATCCCCGCACCCGTTTCGTCGCTTCCTTTGTGGGTACCCTTAATCAGTGGGCGGGGCAGCTGGTGGATGCCAGCACCGGTAAAGTGCAGCTGGATGGGGTAACACTGACCACCAGTCGCCTGCCCAAATCAGCGGCATCCGCCCTGACCCTGGCACTGCGTCCGGAATCGGTCCGTCTGGGCGAAGGTGGCGATGGCCGCAATACGCTGGCAGCAACAGTAGAAGACGTCAACTTCCTGGGCGCCGTGGTGCGTATTCGTGCTCGTATCGCTAGCCAGACCGTCAGCTTTGACCTGTTCAATGATCCGCATCAGCCGCTGCCGCGGCCGGGCGATGCCATCAAGCTGAATTTCTCTTACGACAACCTGCTGGTGCTGGAAGACGCACCCGCTGCCTGACTGCCCATCCCGCTGCGAGGCGGGATGGCGAGAGACGCCCATGACTGAACTTGCTTTGTTTGACCTTGACCATACGCTGATCCCGTTTGACAGCTCCCAGGAATGGGGCCGTTACATGATGCAGCAAGATATGGCGCCAGAAGGTTTTGCGGCCCGACTGGACCAGTTTCAGGAAGACTATGTAGCCGGTACGCTGGACATGGATGCCTACCTGCGCTACTTCGCCGCTCCGCTGGCCAACTACAGCCGCACTGAACTGGACCAGTGGCATGAACGCTTCATGGATGCCGTGGTGCGCCCGCAAATCACCGCAGAAGCACGCCAGCTGGTACAGCAGCATCTGGACGCAGGGCACCTGTGTGGCATCGTCACCGCCACCATTGACTTCGTCACCCGCCCGATTGCACGTGAATTCGGCGTGAAACACCTGCTGGCGATCACACTGGAAACCGCCAATGGTCAGGAAGACGGCGCGTATACCGGGGGCTGGGTCGGCATCCCGACCTTCCGCGAAGGCAAGGTCACCCGCAGTGAAATGTGGCTGCAAGACATGGGGCTAAACTGGGACAGCTTTGCAGCGATTCACTTCTACAGTGATTCGATGAACGACCTGCCCCTGCTACGCCATGCCAGCCATCCGGTTGCCACCAATCCGGATGCACGCCTGAAGGTGCTGGCCGAGCAAGAAGGCTGGCCGATCATTCAGTTGTTCTAAGCCGCTTCTGGGTTAGCCGGGGTGTCCGGCGCTGGCCAGCGGTGCCAGCGCCTGGCACCATCCGGCCAGCATCGCCGCAAAGTCCACCTCGGTCACCACGTCCTTGGGCGCACACGCCGCGTAGCGAGCCGCCACT is a genomic window of Leeia aquatica containing:
- a CDS encoding ABC transporter permease; protein product: MADTSRVAGPAASVADRSWLNWLGVAPFLLFALLFLILPTSLLLVGAFQDAQGHFTLQNMRNLFQENILNAYWLSIQISAASAFFGGIIGVLMAWAAIQGRLPGWIRPTLMTFSGVASNFAGVPLAFAFLATLGRMGLVTVLARDYLDFDLYGTGFSILSFTGLTLTYLYFQIPLMVLIISPAIEGLRKEWREACDSLGGSSFHYWRYIGLPVLWPSIMGSTLLLFANAFGAIATAYALTGSSLNIITIQLYAQIRGDVLHDPNLGYALAMGMVIITGLSNAGYIWLRSRSERGRK
- a CDS encoding ABC transporter permease: MKQNRIGAWIAIIIGTLYFFVPLLATFIFSLKMRRDEYSFDAYVAVFTDPQFQATFGYSTLLALLTIVVGVLLVVPTAYWVTLRLPKARPVVEFITLLPLVIPAIVIVFGYLRMYNSSSILPMTSSERATDILLLCSYVTLSLPYMYRSIDTGLRAIDVRSLTEAAESLGAGWTTILFRVIFPNIKSAILSGAFLTFAVVIGEFTMASLLSRPAFGPYLQLIGANRAYEPSALAIIAFMITWASMGLIQVFSRNAGALRSKAEQGH
- a CDS encoding flavin reductase family protein; the protein is MDQAARVTIPLDKSWRLLNHGPTVLVSSASGDRRNVMSAAWSMPLDFSPPKIAIVIDKATLTRELVEASGEFALCIPPRTLAASVVWAGQHSGRDVQGDKFAHAGLRTFPASRIGAPLIEDCLGWLECKVISEPDVQGKYDLFLAEVVSAQADARIFQDGHWQQDAMSPRSIHYIAGGLFFETGEMFDTTPR
- a CDS encoding ABC transporter ATP-binding protein, which produces MAFLEINHLKKAFGTHTVVHDFNMNIEQGEFVTFLGPSGCGKTTILRMVAGFETPSSGQICMNDLDVTRLRPNQRDIGMVFQAYALFPNMTVRENIGFSLKIAKKSAADIRQRVDEMLQLIKLPQLADRYPWQLSGGQQQRVALARALAGEPKLLLLDEPLSALDAKIRVSLRDEIRSLQRKLGITSIFVTHDQEEALSISDRIVVMNEGRAEQIGTPFDIYNYPRTRFVASFVGTLNQWAGQLVDASTGKVQLDGVTLTTSRLPKSAASALTLALRPESVRLGEGGDGRNTLAATVEDVNFLGAVVRIRARIASQTVSFDLFNDPHQPLPRPGDAIKLNFSYDNLLVLEDAPAA
- a CDS encoding HAD family hydrolase, which gives rise to MTELALFDLDHTLIPFDSSQEWGRYMMQQDMAPEGFAARLDQFQEDYVAGTLDMDAYLRYFAAPLANYSRTELDQWHERFMDAVVRPQITAEARQLVQQHLDAGHLCGIVTATIDFVTRPIAREFGVKHLLAITLETANGQEDGAYTGGWVGIPTFREGKVTRSEMWLQDMGLNWDSFAAIHFYSDSMNDLPLLRHASHPVATNPDARLKVLAEQEGWPIIQLF
- a CDS encoding ABC transporter substrate-binding protein; this encodes MSKMGIKVTLLAAAIGAIGAAQAEAPAKLVAAAKAEGELTVIALPHDWCGYGEVISSFKAKYGLKVNELNPDAGSGDEIEAIKANKDNKGPQAPDVIDVGLSFGPQAKAAGLIQPYKVSTWNSIPASAKDADGFWYGDYYGVLAFQVNTDIIKNVPKDWSDLLKPEYKNAVALAGDPRTANQAIQGVFAAGLSQAKGDVSKAGDAGLKFFAQLNKNGNFVPVIGKAASLAQGTTPIIIRWDYNALADRDTLKGNPKVAVVIPKTGVVAGVYVQAISAYAPHPNAAKLWMEHLYSDEGQVAWLKGYCHPIRFNDLAARKKIPADLLAKLPPAAAYKGALFPTLEQQEAYKAAITKQWDQVVGAAVK